TGGGCCAGCCAAAAATTAAGATAATACTTAAAAGTGCATTGAGAAGGTTCATACCGGTGGCGATCATCCAAGGGGTTTTGGTATTTTGAAGTCCACGGAATATTCCATTACCTAAACGAATCCATAAACCGGGAATTCCTCCCAGGGCTCGGATGGAAAGGTAGAGGGATCCCATGGAAAGGACCTCTGGAGTTACGTGGAGAAGTTGGAGAAACGGACGGGAGAAGAAAAACAGGACTCCGGTTATCAAAAACCCGAGCACGGTGGCCAGCCATCCCATCTGGATGGCTTCCTGGATGAGAAGATCTATTTCTCCGGCTCCGAACCTTCGAGATAATCGGGCCGTAGTTCCATATTCGAGAAAAATCAGGTTGGTAAATAAGAAGTTCAGCAGAGTATTGGCCGCTCCCAGTGTTGCCAACTCAGTCGATCCCAGATGACCTACCAGAGCCGTATCCAAAAGACCCATTAAAGGCTCTGCGGCCAGAGTTCCCAGAGCAGGAATGGCTAATTTAAGGATATGTTGATGGCTTGATTCTCTTTCCGATTCTTTTCCAGTGGAACCTTTATGGCCGGTTAAAGAAAAAATAGACAGATGAGTAGTAACGACTTTAGCCCTTTGGGTGAAAGACGGCTAAAATCGTTACGACGAGGGAACATTAGGAGAGATATGTATATCCGTTTAGCTCATTGTTATAATATTCAAGGATCTTCTCACTTTCTTCTTTACTGAGTTTTCCATCTCGTACCAATCGATCGGCCAGAGTCTGGAGTGAGGCTTGCATAAGGTCTCTGTTATATCTCACATAGCTTAACATATCACTAACCGAGTGGCCTCTCACAATCTGTTTGATATACCAGTTTCCTCGTTCATCGATGACGATAAGGGCTTCATTGACACTTCCGAAGAGGTTATGGAAATCCCCCATGACATCTTGATAGGCCCCTAACAGGCAAACCCCGATGTAATAAGGGTCTTTAGTAAGGGGGTGGAGTCGGATAGTCTCTTTGATCTCCCGAATGTCGATAAAGCGATCCACTTTTCCATCTGAATCGCAAGTCAAATCCACCAGGGTTGCCTCGATGGTAGGTTCTTCATCGAGCCGATGGATAGGTAGAATAGGAAACAGGTGATCGATGGCCCAGCTATCCGGCATGGATTGAAATACCGAGAAGTTACAGATATACTTGCTGGACAATAACTTCCGTAGTCGAAGAAACTCTTCAGAGAGTCGATTGATGGGTTGGGTGAGTTGCTGGACCTTTTCAGAGATTTCCCAGAACAGTATTTCCCCATAAGCCCGATCTTCCAGACTCAAATAACCTAAATTGAACAGTGTAAAGAGCTCTTCTTTTTGTTGTAAGGCATCATGGTAGTATTCACGGTAGTTCTTTGCGTTGATACCCTGCCAGATATCATAGAGCTCTTTAACTACATGGGCGGTGTCTTCGGTTATCTTTACCTCATGGATCTCATCGTAGGGGTATTCTATTTCTCCAAGCACATTCATAACCAGCATCGAGTGGTAGGCCACTAAAGCCCGGCCACTTTCGGTTATGATGGTAGGTTTGGGCACATCTTCGCTTTTACAAATCTCCCCTATGGTATACACAACGGTATTTGCATATTCCTGAATAGAATAATTGATACTGGAATCAAAAGAGGTTTTGCTCCCATCGTAGTCCACACCTAATCCACCACCTACATTGAGATAGATCAATTGAGGAGTTTCTTTCTTAAGCTTTGCATAAACCCGGGCTGCCTCTTTCACCGCACCCTGTATTTTTTCAATGTCGGTTATCTGGGACCCAATGTGGAAATGAACCATTTGCAGGCAATTCAACATATTATTATCAGAGAGCATTCGAATACATTGGAGCATTTCAATGGTACTGAGCCCAAATTTAGCCGCTTCCCCACCTGATTTTTCCCATCGTCCACTCCCTTTAGAGGTTAATTTAGCTCTCAGTCCGATAGGGGGGCGAATTCCCATTTCCTTGGAGATTTGGATAATTCTTTCCAATTCTGCAGCGTACTCCACCACCAGAACGACGTTTTTACCCAGTTTTAAACCGGCTAAAGCCATGCGAATAAACTTATCATCCTTGTAACCGTTACAGATAAGTAAGGCATGGGGATTATCCAATAAATACAGACCGATAAGTAATTCAGCTTTGCTACCAACTTCGAGTCCCAGATTGTATTTTTTTCCCACTCTCAAGAGTTCTTCGGTGACTTCTTTTCTTTGATTCACCTTAATGGGAAAGGCACACATGTAATCGCCGCCGTAGTTAAACTCGGTCATGGCATTTTTGAAGCTCTCATGGAGTAGTTTAACCTGAGTTTCCAGGATCTGAGGGAAACGTAAAACAATCGGTAGGGATACATTCTTTTGAACCAGGGCATCCACAACTTGCTTGATATCGATACTTCGAGTATCTTCCTTCGAAGGTTTTACCATGAGATGTCCTTGTTTGTTAACACTGAAATACCCGGCTCCCCATCTCTCTACACCATAAGTTTTTATAGAATCGGTGATGTTCCACATCTTTCACAAATACCCCCTTTTGGCTAGGTAGGTTAACTTTATTAAGTCACCTAATTAATTGAAAGAAACCTCCTACTTCTGAGCTGACTCCCCTGGTTATCCAGGCTTTATAGATTCCTATCTAATTTAGGTAAGTTTAAAAGAAATGTAAAGATTTTTATAAGGATTGACTCAAGGATTTTTCTAATCTTAAGGGGAGGGGAAACGGAGCTTTCACGGGTAGGTTTATCAGGCCCCTTTTTCCCCATCTTTTCCCGTTATGGTCCGGCAGGTAGGACGCTACCCCAAGGCCTCCTTCCCTGGGATGGCGGAGAGAGTTTTGGTGGGATCTATTCCCTTGGATTCCTAGAAAACCTACTGCTTTGTTACTTTAATTTTGCTTAATGTTTAAGTGACCCTCACCCCCGGCCCCTCTCCCACGCTGCGGAAGAGGGGAGCTGGGGAGTGAAAGCAGCCCTATGAGGTCAAAATTAAGGTAACAGTATACTACCCTTCGGGGTGATTTTGTAAGGCTGCTTTGGATGGGAGAGTTAATTTTTACCTCTTATTCCGCTCTTTCCAATTTAACTTCGGTTCCGGAACGTACTTTTTTAAAAGCTTTTGGATCTCCCAGGACTTTTCCAAGCGGATTGACGGCGCTGGCCGGCTTGGGTTTAGGGCCGCTACTGACCGGGGTAGGACCAAAGAAGATACAGAAGGCATGACCCGGTGGCCAATAACCCAGGTCTCCCACCTCAACCTCTTCGGTGGGATTTTCTGCTTTAGCCTGAACCGGAATGCTGAAATAGATCTCATCCCCCCAGGTATTACCTCTAGCCTGAATAGGGAGGGCATCCCATATGGCTTTGGCCGTTTGAGAATCATTCAGTTGAGCTTCCATTTCGACTTCACCTGCGGTAATTTTTATCTTTTTAGGCATCCTTTAAAGAGGAAGGGATCAGGGGACCTTTTACCGTGAATCGGGTGTACCGGCTCCCTCATCCCTTCACTACCCCTGGTTCAGAGTATCTATGAAGTCCTCATCGGGAGATATTCCCAGAGAGAAATCCCATCGCACCAATCCTTTAAAGGCCAGGATTAATTTGATGACCTCTCGTAAATCTTCCACTTCAAGGAGGTATATCAACGCATCTTGGGAACTTCCTACCTTTAAAACGCTGGCCCGTTCATTAACCCCGGTCGACCATCGAACCTCTTTTCTGAGCCTCAGGACTTCGGGAAGTTTTTCCATTTCAAAGGAGCCGGTTGCGATAAGAAGTTGACCCCGACTTGGGATACTTTTATAATCGGCCGGTTTACGCTCTAATAAAGCTAATTCCAGGGCCATATAGATGGCCTCTTCATTACTCTTTTCCAGTCGTCTGGCCATCTGAGTAAGCATTTCGATTCCCGTCTCCGGGCTTTCCCGAAGGACTTCTCGGAAGTTTTCCTGATCTAACTTAACTAAAACGGCATCTTGAATAACCTCAGCAGTTGCCGTTCGATTAGCCCTTAAGAGAAGACTCATCTCTCCAAAATATTCCCCGGTAGTTAACGTAGAGAGCGTTTTGTTGACTCCTTCCATAACACGCTTGTAAATGAGAACCTGACCGTCCAGAATAACATACATAAAATCCCCGGGATCATTTTCTTTAAATAAAATGGTTCCGGCCTTAACTTCTAGTTTCTTATACTTACTTAAGACTTCTAAATTCATGAACGATCGATTTATTTGCAAGAGTACGGTTATTTACATCCGTCCCAGATATTTCTGGAAAGTTTCCCGATCTACACACTTATCAAAGGCCTCTTCGGTAGTTATTTTTCCCATTTTCAACAGATCAATAATAGCCTGATCCATGGTTTGCATACCTTCTCTTCGGCCCGTTTGTATCACGGAAGGAATTTGATAAGTTTTGCCTTCTCGAATCAAATTGGCTATGGCAGGAGTTCCAACCAATATCTCGATGGCAACAACACGCCCTTTTCCGTCAGCCCGTTTAAGGAGCTGTTGGGAAATAACCCCTTTAAGGGATTCTGAAAGTTGGGTGCGAATTTGAGCCTGCTGACCGGAAGGAAACGCATCTATAATTCGATCTATGGTCTTGGCAGCACTGTTGGTATGCAAGGTTCCAAAGACCAGATGACCGGTCTCGGCTGCGGTGATGGCCAAAGAAATTGTTTCCAGATCTCGCATTTCTCCGATAAGGATGACATCTGGATCTTCTCGAAGGGCTGCTCGAAGGGCGTTGGAAAAGGATAGGGTATTGGAGCCAAGTTGTCTTTGGTTAATCAGGCTATTTTTGTTTACATGAACGAATTCCACAGGGTCTTCGATAGTAATGATATGAACTTTCCTTTCCCGATTGATCAGATCGATCAGGGAGGCCAGGGTGGTTGATTTACCGGATCCGGTGGGACCTGTAACCAAAACTAATCCTTTATGGAGTCGGGTAAACTTTGCCAAGGTTTTCGGGAGCCCCAGCTCTTCCAGAGAGAGAATCTGGTTTGGAATCAGCCTGAAGGCTGCTCCCACCCCCTTCAATTGTTCAAAAATATTGGTTCGAAACCTTCCGATCCCCGGAGCCTGGTAAGCAAAGTCAAGTTCTTTTCTTTCCTCAAACTCTTGAATCTGCTCTTCGGTCAGGATCTCATAGAGAAGTTTTCTCAACTGATCGGATTGAAGAGGGGATTCGGAAATTACGCCCAGGGAATCCATCTTTTCCAATTCCCCATGGATTCTAACCAAAGGATAAGCGCCGACAGTTAGATGGAGATCCGAAGCTTCCTTCTCTACCATTCTTTTAAGAAGCTCGTCGATTTGCGGCATAATTTACTGTCCCAGCGTTTGAACAAGTTTAAAGTAGGGTGCAAACATGGCCAGGGCGACGATGGCGGTTAAAATTCCCATCACCACAATGAGAACCGGCTCGATGGTCGACGACAGGGTATTAATAGTACTCTCTATCTCGGCATCATAGAGATCCGAAACTTTAAAGAGCATCGCTTCCAGTTTGCCGGCTTCTTCTCCTGTAGCTATCATATCTACCACCAAATCTGGAAAGACCCGGGTCTTTCGTAAAGGCTCTTCCAACCTTCCTCCCATTTCCACATGCTCCGAGACTTTTTCGATGGCTTCGGCTACCACCAGATTTTCTGAAGTATCCTTAACAACCTGTAGGGCCTGGACCAAAGGAACACCACCCCGGATTAAGGTACCAAACGTCTGAACAAAACGGGCTACCAACATTTTTCTATAGAGAGGGCCGAAAATAGGAAGGTTCATTTTAAGACGATCATAAAATCGCCGTCCACTGAGAGTTCTTCGGTAGAGAAGATGAAAAATGACCAGTACGACGATCAGGCCGAACCATAACCACCAATAGCCGACGATTAAATTGCTCACACCGATCAGAATCCGGGTAGGCAGGGGTAATTCCATGCCTTGGGCCTGGAATAAATCTCGAAAAATAGGTATAACCCCGGCAAAGAGAACAAGTACTACCAGAAAGGCTGCAATAAGGGTGATGACAGGATATCTTAA
This Candidatus Limnocylindrales bacterium DNA region includes the following protein-coding sequences:
- the speA gene encoding biosynthetic arginine decarboxylase codes for the protein MWNITDSIKTYGVERWGAGYFSVNKQGHLMVKPSKEDTRSIDIKQVVDALVQKNVSLPIVLRFPQILETQVKLLHESFKNAMTEFNYGGDYMCAFPIKVNQRKEVTEELLRVGKKYNLGLEVGSKAELLIGLYLLDNPHALLICNGYKDDKFIRMALAGLKLGKNVVLVVEYAAELERIIQISKEMGIRPPIGLRAKLTSKGSGRWEKSGGEAAKFGLSTIEMLQCIRMLSDNNMLNCLQMVHFHIGSQITDIEKIQGAVKEAARVYAKLKKETPQLIYLNVGGGLGVDYDGSKTSFDSSINYSIQEYANTVVYTIGEICKSEDVPKPTIITESGRALVAYHSMLVMNVLGEIEYPYDEIHEVKITEDTAHVVKELYDIWQGINAKNYREYYHDALQQKEELFTLFNLGYLSLEDRAYGEILFWEISEKVQQLTQPINRLSEEFLRLRKLLSSKYICNFSVFQSMPDSWAIDHLFPILPIHRLDEEPTIEATLVDLTCDSDGKVDRFIDIREIKETIRLHPLTKDPYYIGVCLLGAYQDVMGDFHNLFGSVNEALIVIDERGNWYIKQIVRGHSVSDMLSYVRYNRDLMQASLQTLADRLVRDGKLSKEESEKILEYYNNELNGYTYLS
- a CDS encoding cyclophilin-like fold protein; the protein is MPKKIKITAGEVEMEAQLNDSQTAKAIWDALPIQARGNTWGDEIYFSIPVQAKAENPTEEVEVGDLGYWPPGHAFCIFFGPTPVSSGPKPKPASAVNPLGKVLGDPKAFKKVRSGTEVKLERAE
- a CDS encoding cyclic nucleotide-binding domain-containing protein; its protein translation is MNLEVLSKYKKLEVKAGTILFKENDPGDFMYVILDGQVLIYKRVMEGVNKTLSTLTTGEYFGEMSLLLRANRTATAEVIQDAVLVKLDQENFREVLRESPETGIEMLTQMARRLEKSNEEAIYMALELALLERKPADYKSIPSRGQLLIATGSFEMEKLPEVLRLRKEVRWSTGVNERASVLKVGSSQDALIYLLEVEDLREVIKLILAFKGLVRWDFSLGISPDEDFIDTLNQG
- a CDS encoding type IV pilus twitching motility protein PilT — encoded protein: MPQIDELLKRMVEKEASDLHLTVGAYPLVRIHGELEKMDSLGVISESPLQSDQLRKLLYEILTEEQIQEFEERKELDFAYQAPGIGRFRTNIFEQLKGVGAAFRLIPNQILSLEELGLPKTLAKFTRLHKGLVLVTGPTGSGKSTTLASLIDLINRERKVHIITIEDPVEFVHVNKNSLINQRQLGSNTLSFSNALRAALREDPDVILIGEMRDLETISLAITAAETGHLVFGTLHTNSAAKTIDRIIDAFPSGQQAQIRTQLSESLKGVISQQLLKRADGKGRVVAIEILVGTPAIANLIREGKTYQIPSVIQTGRREGMQTMDQAIIDLLKMGKITTEEAFDKCVDRETFQKYLGRM
- a CDS encoding type II secretion system F family protein, whose protein sequence is MDTNDKEFSNPVETRTPSQTKTELVSEVVVPPTQISREKVSVKSVATFSRQLSTLVDVGIPLLKSLKLLEPRTSDPVLQRVINQIAQDIEIGNSFSEALAKHPRVFSKLFVNMIKVAEKGGSLERSLKIIADAIEKEDNIKRKIKNALRYPVITLIAAFLVVLVLFAGVIPIFRDLFQAQGMELPLPTRILIGVSNLIVGYWWLWFGLIVVLVIFHLLYRRTLSGRRFYDRLKMNLPIFGPLYRKMLVARFVQTFGTLIRGGVPLVQALQVVKDTSENLVVAEAIEKVSEHVEMGGRLEEPLRKTRVFPDLVVDMIATGEEAGKLEAMLFKVSDLYDAEIESTINTLSSTIEPVLIVVMGILTAIVALAMFAPYFKLVQTLGQ